The following are encoded in a window of Amycolatopsis lexingtonensis genomic DNA:
- a CDS encoding glucosyl-3-phosphoglycerate synthase: MRNARLQVSPEVGTWLTRRSSKAGDRTLAELVAAKGRTTVSVVIPARNEEATVGAIVAAIRDELLGLLVDEILVVDSHSTDATAEVAAAAGADVVAQDAVFPDLGGLPGKGEALWKGVAATTGDLVVFVDGDLHDFTTDYVTGLLGPLLVDPSVAYVKGFYHRPLGTEADGGGRVTELVARPLLNMFWPELSGFVQPLAGEYAGRREVLESIPFVANYGVEIGHLIDLLELRGLDALAQVDLGHRVHRHQSTQALGRMAGQIMQTLFDRLQRYDRLVTAVPPATMLAQFQRGASDSGVERELVLTDLTSPQRPPLNSLALRHTA, from the coding sequence ATGCGCAACGCACGCCTGCAGGTGTCGCCTGAGGTCGGCACCTGGCTCACCCGGCGCAGCAGCAAGGCGGGGGACCGGACCCTCGCGGAACTCGTCGCGGCCAAGGGACGGACCACTGTTTCCGTCGTCATCCCGGCGCGGAACGAAGAAGCCACCGTCGGCGCGATCGTCGCCGCCATCCGGGACGAGCTCCTGGGCCTGCTCGTCGACGAGATCCTCGTCGTCGACAGCCACTCGACCGACGCCACCGCCGAAGTCGCCGCCGCCGCGGGGGCGGACGTCGTCGCGCAGGACGCCGTCTTCCCCGACCTCGGCGGCCTGCCGGGCAAGGGCGAGGCGCTCTGGAAGGGCGTCGCGGCGACGACCGGCGACCTCGTCGTCTTCGTCGACGGCGACCTGCACGACTTCACCACGGACTACGTGACCGGGCTGCTCGGCCCGCTCCTCGTGGACCCGTCGGTCGCCTACGTCAAGGGCTTCTACCACCGCCCGCTGGGCACCGAGGCCGACGGCGGCGGCCGCGTCACCGAACTCGTCGCGCGGCCGCTGCTCAACATGTTCTGGCCGGAGCTGTCCGGCTTCGTCCAGCCCCTCGCGGGCGAGTACGCGGGCCGCCGCGAGGTGCTGGAGAGCATCCCGTTCGTCGCCAACTACGGCGTCGAGATCGGGCACCTCATCGACCTGCTGGAGCTGCGCGGCCTCGACGCGCTCGCCCAGGTCGACCTCGGCCACCGCGTCCACCGGCACCAGAGCACGCAGGCGCTGGGCCGGATGGCCGGGCAGATCATGCAGACGCTGTTCGACCGCTTGCAGCGCTACGACCGGCTCGTGACCGCCGTCCCGCCGGCCACCATGCTCGCCCAGTTCCAGCGGGGCGCTTCGGACAGCGGGGTGGAGCGCGAGCTGGTGCTGACCGACCTGACGTCGCCGCAGCGCCCGCCGCTGAACAGCCTCGCGCTGCGGCACACGGCGTAG
- a CDS encoding PQQ-dependent sugar dehydrogenase, whose amino-acid sequence MAPRPPWRVVLAGTAVAALGLTALSPVSAFAADTDYESETAVISQGAVESNHAGYSGTGFVNFDNVVGSYVEYAVNAAQAGTHTLTFRYANGTADNRPVKLTVDGGDKGTVDFPGTGSWTTWKTATATVQLTAGVNKVRTTATTANGGPNADKLTDTFTAPVDPEPPTPPTNLKASNILPTAATFSWTAATDNVGVVRYEINRGGNTLKTVDGNTTTATVDNLTPNTAYDISVGAFDAAGNPSQQSNVVTFTTPPSNDTTPPSVPGSLRSTGVTANSVSLAWNASTDDSGTIAGYDVYQGSAKVATTTSLGTTITGLDPNTSYTFTVKARDPDGNSSAASNAVTVKTSAPGGAGGIPEYDKDIAKVDLGWSVAFLPNGNALVTERDRFELVLVTPSGQKTTLGKVPGVVTTSGEGGLLGVAISPNWSSDHAVYLYHTASGDNRIVKMTYDGTTLSSTSTPVLTGIAKNRYHNGGRIKFGPDGKLYATVGDAKNSDNAQNKSSLNGKILRLNPDGSAPGDNPFYATGGNARYVWSYGHRNPQGLAWDSRGQLWAAEFGESSQDELNLIQKGGNFGWPSCEGTQGSCSGFIAPKKTWPTSQAGPSGIEIVNDWIYIAGVTGQQMFATQINAAGTGIGTVSTLFSGRWGRLRSVTKTPDGGLWLTSTNNDKNGGTPSVLDNVIVRLKFPGGSTPGAFKLTSSAFADNATIPDKYTCAGDGTAGQDPSPPLAWGAAEGAKGYAVVFADTANGGNKLHWAIWDVPASARALPEGLGAGYSVPDQGGAKQKAMGSGANAQKFFGPCPGGSSHPYAFTLYALNTATVPGLSSSSTMAQIETAIKGASTANVVLRGKSSAAA is encoded by the coding sequence GTGGCACCCCGTCCACCGTGGCGCGTGGTACTGGCCGGTACCGCAGTCGCGGCGCTCGGCCTCACCGCGCTCAGCCCGGTAAGCGCTTTCGCCGCGGACACCGACTACGAGTCCGAAACCGCCGTGATCTCCCAAGGCGCCGTCGAGTCGAACCACGCCGGGTACTCCGGCACCGGGTTCGTCAACTTCGACAACGTCGTGGGCAGTTACGTCGAGTACGCCGTGAACGCCGCCCAGGCCGGCACGCACACCCTGACTTTCCGCTACGCCAACGGAACCGCCGACAACCGGCCGGTGAAGCTCACCGTCGACGGCGGGGACAAGGGCACCGTCGACTTCCCCGGCACCGGCTCCTGGACCACCTGGAAGACCGCCACCGCGACCGTGCAGCTGACCGCCGGCGTCAACAAGGTCCGGACCACCGCGACCACCGCCAACGGCGGCCCGAACGCGGACAAGCTCACCGATACCTTCACCGCGCCGGTCGATCCCGAACCGCCGACGCCGCCGACGAACCTCAAGGCGAGCAACATCCTGCCCACCGCGGCGACCTTCAGCTGGACCGCCGCGACCGACAACGTCGGCGTCGTCCGCTACGAGATCAACCGCGGCGGCAACACCCTCAAGACCGTCGACGGGAACACCACGACGGCGACCGTGGACAACCTGACGCCGAACACGGCCTACGACATCTCGGTCGGCGCGTTCGACGCCGCCGGCAACCCGTCGCAGCAGAGCAACGTGGTCACCTTCACCACGCCGCCGAGCAACGACACCACCCCGCCCTCCGTGCCGGGCAGCCTGCGCTCCACCGGCGTCACCGCGAACAGCGTTTCCCTGGCGTGGAACGCTTCCACCGACGACAGCGGCACGATCGCGGGCTACGACGTCTACCAGGGCAGCGCGAAGGTGGCCACGACGACGTCGCTCGGCACGACGATCACCGGGCTCGACCCGAACACCTCATACACCTTCACGGTCAAGGCGCGCGACCCCGACGGCAACAGCTCCGCGGCCAGCAACGCGGTCACCGTCAAGACGTCCGCTCCGGGCGGCGCAGGAGGCATCCCGGAGTACGACAAGGACATCGCGAAGGTCGACCTCGGCTGGTCGGTGGCCTTCCTGCCGAACGGCAACGCGCTGGTGACCGAGCGGGACCGGTTCGAGCTCGTGCTCGTCACGCCGTCCGGCCAGAAGACCACACTGGGCAAGGTGCCGGGCGTGGTCACGACGAGCGGCGAAGGCGGCCTCCTCGGCGTCGCGATCTCGCCGAACTGGTCGAGTGACCACGCGGTCTACCTGTACCACACGGCATCCGGGGACAACCGGATCGTGAAGATGACCTACGACGGCACCACGCTGTCCTCGACGTCGACGCCGGTGCTGACCGGGATCGCCAAGAACCGCTACCACAACGGCGGGCGGATCAAGTTCGGCCCGGACGGCAAGCTGTACGCCACCGTCGGCGACGCGAAGAACAGCGACAACGCGCAGAACAAGAGCTCGCTCAACGGGAAGATCCTCCGGCTCAACCCGGACGGCTCGGCGCCCGGCGACAACCCGTTCTACGCCACCGGCGGCAACGCGCGGTACGTCTGGAGCTACGGGCACCGCAACCCGCAGGGCCTGGCCTGGGATTCGCGCGGCCAGCTGTGGGCGGCGGAGTTCGGCGAGAGCAGCCAGGACGAGCTGAACCTGATCCAGAAGGGCGGCAACTTCGGCTGGCCGAGCTGCGAAGGCACGCAGGGCAGCTGCAGCGGCTTCATCGCCCCGAAGAAGACCTGGCCGACGTCGCAGGCGGGGCCGTCCGGGATCGAGATCGTCAACGACTGGATCTACATCGCCGGCGTCACCGGCCAGCAGATGTTCGCCACGCAGATCAACGCGGCGGGCACGGGCATCGGCACGGTGTCCACGCTGTTCTCCGGCCGCTGGGGCCGCCTCCGCTCGGTCACGAAGACCCCGGACGGCGGGCTGTGGCTCACCTCGACCAACAACGACAAGAACGGCGGCACGCCGTCGGTGCTGGACAACGTCATCGTGCGGCTGAAGTTCCCGGGCGGCAGCACCCCGGGCGCCTTCAAGCTGACGAGCTCCGCTTTCGCCGACAACGCCACCATCCCGGACAAGTACACCTGCGCCGGGGACGGCACGGCGGGCCAGGACCCGTCGCCGCCGCTCGCGTGGGGCGCCGCCGAGGGCGCCAAGGGCTACGCGGTCGTGTTCGCCGACACCGCGAACGGCGGGAACAAGCTGCACTGGGCGATCTGGGACGTCCCGGCGTCGGCCCGCGCCCTGCCGGAAGGGCTCGGCGCCGGGTACAGCGTGCCGGACCAGGGCGGGGCCAAGCAGAAGGCGATGGGCAGCGGGGCGAACGCCCAGAAGTTCTTCGGCCCCTGCCCGGGCGGGTCCAGCCACCCGTACGCGTTCACGCTCTACGCCCTGAACACCGCGACCGTCCCCGGCCTGTCGTCGTCCTCGACGATGGCCCAGATCGAAACGGCGATCAAGGGCGCGTCGACGGCCAACGTGGTGCTGCGCGGCAAGTCCAGCGCGGCCGCCTAG
- a CDS encoding PPOX class F420-dependent oxidoreductase, with amino-acid sequence MREMSRDEWWQFASEGTRTGMLGLVRANGAPIVTPVWFLLNEGPDGDELIFTTGTETLKGKAIARDGRISLAVDDQRPPYSYVQFTAEARLTHDFDDMLAWATKLGARYMGAERAEEYGKRNAVPEESLVRAKITKVIARADIAG; translated from the coding sequence ATGCGTGAGATGAGCCGTGACGAGTGGTGGCAGTTCGCTTCTGAAGGCACCCGCACGGGCATGCTGGGCCTGGTCAGGGCCAACGGCGCCCCGATCGTGACGCCGGTGTGGTTCCTGCTGAACGAGGGCCCGGACGGCGACGAGCTGATCTTCACGACCGGCACCGAGACGCTGAAGGGGAAGGCCATCGCCCGCGACGGGCGGATTTCCCTCGCCGTCGACGACCAGCGGCCGCCGTATTCGTACGTCCAGTTCACCGCCGAGGCGCGGCTCACCCACGACTTCGACGACATGCTGGCGTGGGCGACGAAGCTGGGGGCGCGGTACATGGGCGCTGAGCGCGCCGAGGAGTACGGGAAGCGCAACGCCGTGCCCGAAGAATCCCTCGTCCGGGCGAAGATCACCAAGGTGATCGCGCGCGCCGACATCGCCGGCTGA
- a CDS encoding LysE family translocator: MVSGAHLAAFAALTFLMVVVPGPSVLFTISRALTVGRRDALLTVVGNSVGVYTQVVAVAFGLGALVTTSAAVFTAVKIAGAAYLVYLGIQAVRHRRKLTDAMAAKVRATPGRVLTVLRDGFIVGFANPKSIVFLAALLPQFVDPAAGSVPAQMLVLGLCLPAIALATDSAWALVAGTARAWFARSPKRLEMVGGTGGLVMIGLGTGLAFTGRGD; encoded by the coding sequence ATGGTCTCCGGTGCGCACTTGGCGGCGTTCGCCGCGCTGACGTTCCTCATGGTCGTGGTCCCCGGGCCGAGCGTGCTGTTCACCATCAGCCGCGCGCTCACCGTCGGGCGCCGGGACGCGCTGCTCACCGTCGTCGGCAACTCCGTGGGCGTGTACACGCAGGTCGTCGCCGTCGCGTTCGGGCTCGGCGCGCTCGTCACGACGTCGGCCGCGGTGTTCACCGCGGTCAAGATCGCCGGTGCCGCCTACCTCGTCTACCTTGGGATCCAGGCGGTCCGGCACCGCCGGAAGCTCACCGACGCGATGGCCGCGAAGGTGCGCGCCACGCCGGGGCGCGTGCTCACCGTCCTGCGCGACGGCTTCATCGTCGGCTTCGCGAACCCGAAGTCGATCGTGTTCCTGGCGGCGCTGCTCCCCCAGTTCGTCGACCCCGCGGCCGGCTCCGTGCCCGCGCAGATGCTGGTGCTCGGGCTCTGCCTGCCGGCGATCGCGCTCGCGACCGACAGCGCGTGGGCGCTGGTCGCCGGCACCGCGCGCGCCTGGTTCGCCCGCTCGCCGAAGCGGCTCGAAATGGTCGGTGGCACCGGCGGCCTGGTCATGATCGGCCTCGGCACCGGGCTGGCGTTCACCGGCCGGGGTGACTGA
- a CDS encoding TIGR03620 family F420-dependent LLM class oxidoreductase has product MTKLGPLGATHTALDTDAAVATAAELEELGYSTLWLPGGQGNNLPRIAEVVRGTSRVQVASGILSVDRVPAAAVAATYADLPAGRFTVGLGGAHGPRPLAALNDYLDEIEDVVPPSARILSALGPRMLGLARDRASGAYPYLVTTDYVASAREILGTGPQLSVLLNVVAETDVAAMRETVRGGSLKFLAGVPGYAANFRRMGFSDEDVAGLSDRLVDGVTVWGDFDAVVARLREFRAAGADQVVVPLAALPREWWPGLVEAIR; this is encoded by the coding sequence ATGACGAAGCTGGGGCCGCTGGGGGCCACCCACACCGCGCTGGACACCGATGCCGCCGTGGCGACCGCGGCGGAATTGGAGGAGCTGGGCTACTCCACGCTGTGGCTGCCCGGCGGGCAGGGGAACAACCTGCCGCGCATCGCCGAGGTGGTCCGCGGGACCTCGCGGGTCCAGGTGGCGAGCGGCATCCTGTCGGTCGACCGGGTGCCGGCCGCCGCGGTGGCCGCGACGTACGCGGACCTGCCCGCCGGCCGGTTCACCGTCGGTCTCGGCGGCGCGCACGGGCCGCGTCCGCTGGCGGCGCTGAACGACTACCTCGACGAGATCGAGGATGTCGTGCCGCCGTCCGCGCGGATCCTCTCGGCGCTCGGGCCGCGGATGCTCGGGCTGGCCCGCGACCGCGCTTCGGGCGCCTACCCGTACCTGGTCACGACGGACTACGTCGCGTCGGCGCGGGAGATCCTCGGCACGGGCCCGCAGCTTTCGGTGCTGTTGAACGTGGTGGCGGAGACCGACGTCGCCGCGATGCGGGAGACCGTCCGCGGCGGGTCGCTGAAGTTCCTGGCCGGCGTGCCGGGCTACGCGGCCAACTTCCGGCGGATGGGCTTCTCCGATGAGGACGTCGCGGGCTTGTCGGACCGGCTGGTCGACGGCGTCACGGTGTGGGGCGACTTCGACGCCGTCGTGGCGCGGCTGCGGGAGTTCCGGGCCGCGGGGGCGGATCAGGTGGTCGTCCCGCTCGCCGCGCTGCCGCGGGAGTGGTGGCCGGGACTGGTGGAGGCGATCCGGTGA
- a CDS encoding coproporphyrinogen III oxidase, whose amino-acid sequence MPEGDRRDAVKAMVRAGQRELVAELERLDGEARFSRSGRARLLENGAVFERACVVVAEGGETVGLTVAIHPRNPYVPAFHARFRYCEYSGSWWFAGTVDLLPCYGFAEDAAHFHRTLKTCCDTLDPAFHAQAKRACDDLFRLPHHDEPRGIGGIAFDHLRPPGPDGWRRAAAFTATGIAALAPAYLPIVRRRKDRPHGDRERQWQLHRRGRFVESALVHTPAADAETVLLTLPPLARWETGGPPEPGSAEAELASFLVPRDWAAETAVAAS is encoded by the coding sequence ATGCCTGAAGGGGACAGACGCGACGCCGTCAAGGCGATGGTGCGGGCCGGGCAGCGGGAGCTCGTGGCCGAACTCGAACGCCTCGACGGCGAAGCCCGGTTCAGCCGATCGGGCCGGGCGCGGCTGCTGGAGAACGGCGCGGTGTTCGAGCGGGCCTGCGTCGTCGTCGCCGAGGGCGGCGAGACCGTCGGGCTGACCGTCGCGATCCACCCGCGCAACCCGTACGTCCCGGCGTTCCACGCCCGGTTCCGGTACTGCGAATACTCGGGGTCGTGGTGGTTCGCCGGCACGGTGGACCTCCTGCCCTGCTACGGCTTCGCCGAGGACGCGGCGCACTTCCACCGGACGCTCAAGACCTGCTGCGACACGCTCGACCCGGCGTTCCACGCCCAGGCGAAACGCGCCTGCGACGACCTCTTCCGGCTCCCCCACCACGACGAGCCGCGCGGCATCGGCGGCATCGCGTTCGACCACCTGCGCCCACCGGGCCCGGACGGCTGGCGGCGCGCGGCCGCGTTCACCGCGACGGGCATCGCCGCCCTCGCTCCCGCGTACCTGCCGATCGTGCGGCGCCGCAAGGACCGGCCGCACGGCGACCGCGAACGGCAGTGGCAGCTGCACCGCCGCGGCCGGTTCGTGGAGTCCGCCCTCGTCCACACCCCGGCGGCCGACGCCGAGACGGTGCTGCTGACGCTGCCGCCGCTGGCGCGGTGGGAAACCGGCGGTCCACCGGAGCCGGGGAGCGCGGAGGCGGAGCTGGCTTCGTTCCTGGTGCCGCGGGACTGGGCGGCCGAGACCGCGGTGGCCGCGAGCTGA
- a CDS encoding sterol desaturase family protein, with product MAEFLAHLRDPVLFATPVFLLFVAIEIVAVHVLGHDDNVVGYSVADTRTSMLMGTVAVGVNGLFRLVMLFVFAALFELAPVRLDPHDWWTWVLMLLGQELVFYAYHRASHRVRLLWAGHQVHHSSEHYNFSTALRQKWTPYFQLPFWSVLALCGIPPWMILTGLSIDLVYQFFVHTEKVGKLPRWFEYVFNTPSHHRVHHGSDAEYLDANYGGILIIWDRLFGSFVPEGKRPTYGLTTNIGTYNLLKVGFHEYGSILRDLRGARTWRERAGYVFGPPGWQPEHALV from the coding sequence GTGGCCGAGTTCCTGGCGCACCTGCGCGACCCCGTGTTGTTCGCGACCCCGGTGTTCCTGCTGTTCGTGGCGATCGAGATCGTCGCGGTGCACGTGCTCGGCCACGACGACAACGTGGTCGGCTACAGCGTCGCCGACACCCGCACGAGCATGCTCATGGGCACCGTCGCGGTCGGCGTCAACGGGCTGTTCCGGCTGGTGATGCTCTTCGTCTTCGCGGCGCTGTTCGAACTCGCGCCGGTGCGGCTGGATCCGCACGACTGGTGGACGTGGGTGCTCATGCTGCTCGGCCAGGAGCTGGTGTTCTACGCCTACCACCGGGCCAGCCACCGCGTGCGGCTGCTGTGGGCCGGGCACCAGGTCCACCACTCCAGCGAGCACTACAACTTCTCGACGGCGCTGCGCCAGAAGTGGACCCCGTACTTCCAGCTGCCGTTCTGGTCGGTGCTGGCGCTGTGCGGGATCCCGCCGTGGATGATCCTGACCGGGCTCTCGATCGACCTCGTCTACCAGTTCTTCGTGCACACCGAGAAGGTCGGCAAGCTGCCGCGCTGGTTCGAGTACGTCTTCAACACCCCGTCGCACCACCGCGTCCACCACGGCAGCGACGCCGAATACCTCGACGCCAACTACGGCGGCATCCTGATCATCTGGGATCGGCTGTTCGGCAGCTTCGTCCCCGAGGGCAAGCGGCCGACGTACGGGCTGACGACGAACATCGGGACGTACAACCTGCTGAAGGTCGGCTTCCACGAATACGGCTCGATCCTGCGCGACCTCCGCGGCGCGCGGACCTGGCGCGAGCGCGCGGGCTACGTGTTCGGGCCGCCCGGCTGGCAGCCCGAACACGCGCTCGTCTGA
- a CDS encoding DNA glycosylase AlkZ-like family protein, whose amino-acid sequence MPPKISTEQRRARLARRHHLAAPASSVAEAVAGIVALHATDPATVHLSASARLAAPAVSVVEQALYADRTLLRLLGMRRTVFVTDLETAALVQAGCATDILVKQRKLLEQHLGRQGHPENVPEPEKWLASVEASVEEALRARGSASAQQLSEDEPRLRQQLLMAAGKPYEAIGNVTSRVLFLLAAGGRIARGRPRGSWLSTQYVWHPLDEWVPGGLRSWEPDDARVELARRWLRAYGPAPVSDLRWWTGWTAGQTKKALAGLPVTEVDLEGTPGVALTDDLEPVPEPDPWVAFLPALDPTPMGWQDRDWFLGPHRPALFDRSGNIGPTIWSAGRVVGGWAQHPSGEIVWRLLEDVGTEVSAKVAEEAERCAGWFGEVRAVPRFRTPLERELSG is encoded by the coding sequence GTGCCTCCGAAGATCAGTACCGAGCAGCGCCGGGCCCGCCTCGCCCGCCGCCACCACCTCGCCGCGCCCGCCTCGAGCGTGGCGGAAGCGGTGGCGGGGATCGTCGCCCTGCACGCGACCGACCCGGCGACGGTCCACCTCTCGGCCTCCGCGCGGCTGGCCGCTCCCGCGGTGTCCGTTGTGGAGCAGGCGTTGTACGCCGACCGGACACTGCTCCGGCTGCTCGGCATGCGGCGCACGGTCTTCGTGACGGACCTGGAGACGGCGGCGCTCGTGCAGGCCGGGTGCGCCACGGACATCCTGGTGAAGCAACGGAAACTGCTGGAGCAGCACCTCGGCAGGCAGGGGCATCCGGAGAACGTCCCGGAGCCGGAGAAGTGGCTGGCTTCGGTCGAAGCTTCGGTGGAAGAGGCGCTGCGCGCGCGGGGTTCGGCGTCGGCGCAGCAGCTGAGCGAGGACGAGCCCCGCCTGCGCCAGCAGCTGCTGATGGCGGCGGGGAAGCCGTACGAAGCGATCGGCAACGTGACGAGCCGGGTCCTGTTCCTGCTGGCCGCGGGCGGCCGGATCGCGCGGGGGAGGCCGCGCGGGAGCTGGCTCAGCACGCAGTACGTCTGGCACCCCCTGGACGAGTGGGTACCGGGCGGCTTGCGCTCGTGGGAGCCGGACGATGCCCGCGTCGAACTGGCCCGCCGCTGGCTACGCGCGTACGGCCCGGCACCGGTGTCCGACCTGCGGTGGTGGACGGGCTGGACGGCGGGGCAAACGAAGAAGGCTCTCGCTGGATTGCCGGTCACCGAGGTCGACCTCGAGGGCACGCCCGGGGTGGCACTGACGGACGACCTGGAGCCGGTGCCGGAGCCGGACCCGTGGGTGGCGTTCCTCCCGGCACTGGACCCGACCCCGATGGGCTGGCAGGACCGCGACTGGTTCCTGGGCCCCCACCGGCCCGCACTGTTCGACCGCAGCGGCAACATCGGCCCGACGATCTGGTCCGCCGGCCGGGTGGTCGGCGGCTGGGCCCAGCACCCCTCGGGCGAGATCGTCTGGCGGCTGCTGGAGGACGTGGGTACGGAGGTCTCGGCGAAGGTGGCGGAGGAGGCGGAGCGCTGCGCGGGTTGGTTTGGCGAGGTCCGGGCGGTGCCCCGGTTCCGGACCCCGCTGGAACGGGAGCTGTCGGGCTAG
- the gap gene encoding type I glyceraldehyde-3-phosphate dehydrogenase — protein sequence MTVRVGVNGFGRIGRNFFRAVKASGHDIEVVAFNDLGDVATMAHLLKYDSILGRFPGEVSVSDEGIVVDGKTIKALAERDPANLPWGDLGVDVVVESTGFFTNADAAKAHIAGGAKKVIISAPAKGEDLTVVLGVNDDKYDGSQVIISNASCTTNCLGPLAKVLNDEFGIEQGLMTTIHAYTQDQNLQDGPHKDLRRARAAALNVVPASTGAAKAIGLVLPELLGKLDGYALRVPVPTGSATDLTVTLKKSATVDEINAAYKAAAEGPLAGILRYSVDPIVSSDIVTDPASCIYDSPLTKVIGNQVKVVGWYDNEWGYSNRLADLIKLVGSKL from the coding sequence GTGACCGTTCGCGTAGGTGTCAACGGCTTCGGCCGGATCGGCCGCAACTTCTTCCGCGCCGTCAAGGCGAGCGGCCACGACATCGAGGTGGTCGCGTTCAACGACCTCGGCGACGTCGCCACCATGGCCCACCTGCTGAAGTACGACTCCATCCTGGGCCGGTTCCCGGGTGAGGTCAGCGTCAGCGACGAGGGCATCGTCGTGGACGGCAAGACCATCAAGGCTCTCGCCGAGCGCGACCCGGCCAACCTGCCCTGGGGCGACCTGGGCGTGGACGTCGTCGTCGAGTCGACCGGCTTCTTCACCAACGCCGACGCCGCCAAGGCGCACATCGCCGGCGGTGCCAAGAAGGTCATCATCTCCGCGCCCGCCAAGGGCGAGGACCTGACCGTGGTGCTCGGCGTCAACGACGACAAGTACGACGGCTCGCAGGTCATCATCTCCAACGCCTCCTGCACCACCAACTGCCTCGGCCCGCTGGCCAAGGTGCTGAACGACGAGTTCGGCATCGAGCAGGGCCTGATGACCACGATCCACGCCTACACGCAGGACCAGAACCTGCAGGACGGCCCGCACAAGGACCTGCGCCGCGCCCGCGCCGCCGCCCTGAACGTCGTCCCGGCCTCGACCGGTGCGGCCAAGGCGATCGGCCTCGTGCTGCCGGAGCTGCTGGGCAAGCTGGACGGCTACGCGCTGCGCGTCCCGGTCCCGACCGGCTCGGCCACCGACCTCACCGTGACCCTGAAGAAGTCCGCCACGGTCGACGAGATCAACGCCGCCTACAAGGCCGCCGCCGAGGGCCCGCTGGCCGGCATCCTGCGCTACTCGGTCGACCCGATCGTGTCCTCGGACATCGTCACCGACCCGGCGTCCTGCATCTACGACTCGCCGCTGACCAAGGTCATCGGCAACCAGGTCAAGGTCGTCGGCTGGTACGACAACGAGTGGGGCTACTCCAACCGCCTCGCGGACCTGATCAAGCTCGTCGGTTCGAAGCTCTGA
- a CDS encoding ArsR/SmtB family transcription factor — protein MSTARARGLSHAPPAEVSLQDALAAVADPVRRSILRELAAVPEWTKACGTFDLPVAKATRSHHFAVLRAAGLIEQRDEGSRRLNRLRRPEFDAAFPGLLDLVLSHPGR, from the coding sequence GTGAGCACGGCCCGGGCCCGGGGGCTCTCGCACGCGCCCCCGGCGGAGGTCTCGCTGCAGGACGCGCTGGCCGCGGTCGCCGATCCGGTGCGCCGCAGCATCCTGCGCGAGCTGGCCGCCGTGCCGGAGTGGACGAAGGCGTGCGGGACGTTCGACCTGCCGGTGGCGAAGGCGACCCGCAGCCACCACTTCGCGGTGCTGCGCGCGGCGGGCCTGATCGAGCAGCGCGACGAGGGTTCGCGGCGGCTGAACCGGTTGCGGCGCCCCGAATTCGACGCGGCCTTCCCCGGGTTGCTCGACCTGGTGCTCAGTCACCCCGGCCGGTGA
- a CDS encoding TetR/AcrR family transcriptional regulator, with protein sequence MTESRAVGTKGMPREEREAQLVVAGTEEFGRAGYAGASMVEIARRVGVTKPLLYQYFGSKDGLYLACLHRAGDRLTEGVATTMAGGGEPEKMPLKVLSAIFTTFDHDRYAWRLLRDATVPATGDIAGAAADYRRRLDAFALLGATELMTSRGLADPVDIEAIAQVWTGVVDSLISWWIDRPDEDAAAMTSRCARIMGGLFGW encoded by the coding sequence GTGACGGAGTCAAGGGCGGTCGGGACCAAGGGGATGCCCCGCGAGGAACGCGAGGCCCAGCTCGTCGTGGCCGGCACCGAGGAGTTCGGCCGGGCGGGGTACGCGGGCGCGTCGATGGTCGAGATCGCGCGCCGCGTCGGGGTCACGAAGCCGTTGCTGTACCAGTACTTCGGCTCGAAGGACGGCCTCTACCTGGCCTGCCTCCACCGCGCGGGCGACCGGCTCACCGAGGGCGTCGCGACGACCATGGCGGGCGGCGGCGAGCCCGAGAAGATGCCGCTCAAGGTGCTGTCCGCGATCTTCACGACGTTCGACCACGACCGCTACGCGTGGCGCCTGCTGCGCGACGCGACGGTGCCGGCGACGGGCGACATCGCCGGCGCGGCCGCGGACTACCGGCGCCGCCTGGACGCCTTCGCGCTGCTGGGCGCGACGGAGCTGATGACTTCGCGCGGCCTGGCCGACCCGGTCGACATCGAGGCCATCGCCCAGGTCTGGACCGGCGTGGTCGACTCGCTGATCAGCTGGTGGATCGACCGCCCGGACGAGGACGCGGCCGCGATGACGTCCCGCTGCGCCCGCATCATGGGCGGCTTGTTCGGCTGGTGA